ATTTAAAAGGTGGAACGCCTTGCAATGTTGCTATGATGGCGATGGGAACCTATCCTCAATTGCGAGTTGTATCCGGACTTAATTTAGCAATGGTGATTGAAGCGGCTGTTTCCTCATTGGAAAATGTAGATGAATTAGCTGCCTATCTAACAACGATTGGGCAACAAGCGGTTGAAACGATTGACTTACCAGAGTTAGAGGAAGAAGAAGGATTTGAAGAGTAGTTAATAATCATAAAGTTGAGTAACGTTCTGAATCAGGATGCGCTCAACTTTTTTATTTCTATTTCATACATAGATTGTCAATGATATGACTAAGAGAAACAAAGTAATCAACAAACATGCTAAAAATATGAATATCATTAAGCATGATTAAAATGGTTATAAGAATGAAATAAGTATCAAAAATAGTTATCTATCACGAGATTTATGAAAAAATCCAAACAATTCTTATGGTAATCTATAATTATCATAATGATAATTAAATGAGGAAGTGGGTTGATTTGATGGAACCAATTAGTAGCAATAGTGCAGTTGCTGGAGAACTCGCAAGAGGGATTTTTTCTGCGATGGATGACCTTAACAGCCAGCAATCCATCGTTACAGATGAGCAATCAACGATTTCAGGAAATACGGCAGCCAAAAATGCGATAAAAGAGTTGCAGTCTATGGTACAGACGATCAGCGCATCCATTGCAACAGATGCCAATAATATAAAGAGCGTAGCAACGGAATTTGATGAGGCGGATGCAACGATTCGTAAAATGATGCGTGGGTTGAGGTGAATGTATGAACGAAAACCAGTCAAGATGGGATGATTTATTAGTAGAGGAACGGAAAATCGACCATGAGCTAGACGAAATGATCCAAGTCCAACGGGATACACAAAGGATCGAAGAAAATTACCATGAACTTTTCTTTCAAGGCAATCAGCTGATGGATCGTTTGGATCATTTTATTGGAGAAGATAGAGATGAAATAGAAGAGCTGCAGTGGCAAAGTAAGCAGAAACAGCAAGGGATCTTGTATCATTTAGAGGATCAAAAAGAGCAATTACATAAAGAACAGAGAAAAATGGAAGATCGTCAAGATGAGCTATATTACGAAAAAAAGAGAGTACTAGTAGACAAGGAGGACAGCGATGAGTATTGATATGTACTTAGGTTCTTCTAAAGCACAAGGAAGCAGTGCCAGCGCGTTAAGCGAAAGCTATCAGGCCGGATTTCAGACATTACAAGCGGCTATTGGTCAGTTTACACAAGATACCCTGTTGAGAAGCCAAGCCTACGATTCAGGTAAATCCTATTTTCAAGGTGTCTATATTCCACTGATTCAAGGAGCGATCCTTGTAGCGGAAGCAACGGGAAAAGCAGTCGGAAAATTACCCAATGACTATGTATCACAAGTAGATAGCTGTGATTTGAGATCCTCTGAACTGGAAGCTGAGATCCAGCGATATGAAACACAGATCCAAGGAATGCAAAATCAAATGGATCAAATAAAACAATTACTGCCAGTTTCTAGCGAACGTGTGCAGCATCTTAGAGAAGCAAGGGGACTGGTCTCAGATTATACAAGTGCAAAACGAAAGCTGGAAAAACAATTACAAAAACTCCTAGCTTTCCATGCCTTTTCTTCTACACTTTTTACAGAAGTCACAAGCTTACAAGCTGCCGTCAATCAAGGGTTAGCCCAAGTTTCAGGAGGCAAAGGCTTCGATCCAAAGACCGGCATGTTTTCTCCAAAGAACTTGAAAGATACCCGTTGGATGATTACAATAGGAAATGCATGGGAGAAACGCGAGAAAGAAATCGCTGAGATCAATCGAAAAGCTAGAGTAGAAAGAGAAATGGCTGCATTGCAAGAAGCAGCGAAAATAGCTGGTGCTGATATAGCCGTGAATTCTTTCATGATGAATGTTGGTTTAATGAATATGGGACCTTCGATTTATGGGAATTTGAAAGATTATGGTTCACAGAAGGCGTTGACAGCCTCGTTGAGACCGACTGGAACGATGAGTAGAAGTAATACGAAAGTTAGTGGAACGAACGGTGTATTATCGGGTAGTAAAAATGGAAAAAATTATGTATTAGATAGAAGTAAAAGTACAGGAAATGGAACATACAAGAAAGGCAATAGCAGTAGAGGTAATAATTTCAAATTTGGAAGTAATTCAAAGAATCATTTGAAAAATGTAGAGGCGGTCAATACTAAAAAAGGTGTTGTCGGTGGTCATAATATGGATGATTTCAACAATGCACTTAAAGATCAAGGGTTTAATCCAGAAGATTTGATTGTTTCAAAAAAACCACACCCAACTATTGATGGTATTTATGCAGTTGAATACAAAATACCTAGAAAAGATACGACTGGTAATATTGCTGAGCCAGTATCTTATAAAAATATTGAAAAACCAAAAACAGTTTATGACCCAACAAAAATTAGTGACAATCAAATGTATGAATGGGGAAGAACTGCTATGAATAACGGGAGAATCCAACCAGATGGTCGAACAATTATTGGAACTTCTCCAAATGGTGTAAAGTTTATAGGCTATTTAAATGATACAGGAGAAGTAACTAACTTTTTCCCTGTATTTAACTAGAATGATTGGATTGTGATGTTATGGAAAATGAACTTCAAATTTTAAATGATAAGAAAAGCGTAGACCAACTTATGTTAACCTATTTTTCAATAGTATGTGGAAAAGATTTAAAGAAAGCTTTATCTGCTTTTAAAGAAAAAAAGGGATATGGAATAGAGATAGTTTTTGTTTCTTTTAAAAATGATTTAGATGACTATGATATGGCTCAATTACCTAAACCACTAGATGATAAACATGTTTTAGTTGAATTAGGTTCTCCAGCTGTCGAGATAGACCAAATAGCGTATTTAGATTTTAAAACTTTTTATAACTATTTAGAAAAAAATACAAAAATTGAGATAGAAAAAAATTCAGAAGAAGGTGAATTAATAGAGCTATTAAAACAAGTCAAGAGCAGTTTGGAAGTATAATTTTTATAAATTGAAAAAGGCAATTTACTTTATTGATTGGTGTCGAGAAAATAGAGCCTTAACAGGTAATCGTAAACTCACTAATTAAGTTTTTGATAGTAACAAAAAGCTAACTATGCTTATTGCTTATGGATTAAAAAAACTTTACTAGTCTTTTTGAATTTTATTAAGTGTACGCCATTCAAGCTATAAGAAGGTGAATTTGTTGGAACGATATTGGTGGGAAAAGGCCACTAATATCGTTCTTTTTTACAGAATCAGTGAGTGAACAACAACTGATACCGTTTTGTGTATACATTTTGGATAGATTGGGAAAAATACTTCGAATAAGTATTCATTAATCAAAGAAATTAACGACTACGTTATTGACAGTATAAAAGAGAAGTTGAGTGATGCTCAAAATCAGGACACTCCGCTTTTTTCTCTCCACAAACTGTAGATTCTGCCTGAATTATGTTAAAATAAATAGACTTGTTTTAGAATAAAATCCTACTCAAGAATAAAGGTGTGAAATCATGGAGCCATCCATTACAGATAAAAAAATCAACGAAGAATTAATGAAACTACTCGCTTTGATCGGTGAAGATGAACTGATTGAACGTTATAAGAAAATAGAAGAAAAAGTCCAAAATAATGAAAAACTGACAGAGCTGGTCGAACAGATCAAAGCGGCTCAAAAAGATGCTGTCCAGTTTGCCCACTATGACAAACCAGAGGCGGAAAAAGCTGCTATTCAAAGAGCCGATGAGCTGACGAAAGAATTTGATGAACATCCATTGGTAGTGGCATATCGTGAGCAACTGATGGAAGCCAATGACTTATTACAGCATGTCACTGACATGATCCAATATAGAATCAATGAAGAACTAGAGAAAGAAGGGTAACAATGCCGCAAAAGACCAAAAATACGCCAATGATGGAACAATACTTAGCAATCAAAGACCAGTATCAGGATGCATTTCTTTTTTATCGCTTAGGTGATTTTTACGAAATGTTTTATGAAGATGCGATCAATGCATCCCAACTATTAGAATTAACGCTGACTAGCCGTAATCGCAATGCAGATGAGCCGATCCCCATGTGCGGCATCCCTCATCATGCAGCGCAAGGCTATATTGATACGTTGATCGAAAAAGGCTACAAAGTTGCTATCTGTGAACAGGTTGAAGATCCGAAAACGACCAAAGGAATGGTCAAACGGGAAGTGGTTCAGCTGATTACGCCGGGAACGGTCATGAACAGTAAAGGCTTAGAAGCAAAAGACAACAACTACTTGACTGCTGTAGTCGAGGCCGCTGGACACTTTGGTTTAGCCTATGTCGATCTAAGTACAGGGGAATTAAAAACAGCCGTCTTAAGTGATGAAGACGGACTGATCAATGAAGCGTCTGCTCTACAAACGAAAGAAATGGTTCTAGGGAGTCCTTTATCAGAAACGTTACAGGAAACACTAAAAAGCCGATTGAATATCATTTTTTCGGAGCAAAAAGAAGCGGAAGAAAATGCCGAATTCAACTTTCTAACAAGTGAGCTGACAGAACCTTTACAAGTCGAAGTCACAGGGAAATTATTGACTTATCTAACCACAACGCAAAAACGCAGCTTAGCGCACATCCAAAAAGCGGTGGAATATCAGCCAGACCATTTCCTAAAAATGGATCATTATTCAAAATTCAATTTAGAATTAACACAATCGATCCGCACTGGTTTGAAAAAAGGCACACTTTTATGGCTATTAGACGAAACAAAAACGGCAATGGGCGGCCGTTTATTGAAGCAATGGCTGGATCGTCCGTTGATTCAGGAAAAGCAAATCCGAACCAGACAGGAAATGGTTCAATCCCTATTGAATGCTTATTTTGAGCGGGTCGATTTACAAGCAACTTTGACCAAAGTCTATGACCTTGAACGTTTAGCTGGACGTGTTGCGTTTGGTAATGTGAATGGTCGTGATCTGATTCAGCTGAAAACGTCATTGGAGCAAGTACCGTTAGTCCGTGAGTTGATCGTCGGCATCAATCAAGGCGAATGGAACGAGTTGCTTTTAGACTTGAATCCAGCAGAAGACATCGTTGAGCTGATCGATCAAGCAATCAATGAAGAAGCGCCATTGGCAATTACAGAAGGAAATGTCATCAAAGACAATTACAATGAAAAATTAGATGAATATCGTGATGCAATGCGTCATGGCAAACAATGGCTGGCAGAATTAGAAGCAAAAGAACGTCAAGAAACAGGAATCAAAACCTTGAAGGTCGGCTTTAACCGTGTCTTCGGTTATTACATTGAAGTAACCAAGTCGAATTTAGCTAATTTAGCAGAAGGTAAGTACGAGCGCAAGCAAACATTGGCAAATGCTGAGCGTTTCATTACGCCGGAACTCAAAGAAATGGAGACTTTGATTTTAGAAGCAGAAGAAAAATCAGTCGATCTTGAATATCAGCTATTCTTAGAAGTTCGTGAAAAAGTCAAAGCCAATATCGAGCGGCTGCAAAAACTAGCGAAAACAATCAGTGCGGTGGATGTGCTGCAAGCTTTTGCCACAGTCAGCGAGCGTTACCAATATGTTCGCCCGATCTTGAAAAGCAACAGTAAAGAGCTTCATATCGTGGAAGGCCGTCACCCGGTTGTTGAAAAAGTTTTAGGACATCAAGAATATATCCCAAACAGTGTGCATATGAACAAAGAAAACATCATTCTTTTGATCACGGGACCGAATATGTCCGGTAAAAGTACCTATATGCGTCAGCTCGCACTCACAGTAGTGATGGCGCAAATCGGTTGTTTTGTTCCTGCCGAATCAGCAGAGTTGCCGATATTCGATCAAATTTTTACTAGGATCGGTGCGTCAGATGATTTGATTGCAGGACAAAGTACCTTCATGGTAGAAATGATGGAAGCCAATCAGGCACTTCGTCATGCGACACCTAATAGTTTGATTTTATTCGATGAGCTGGGACGCGGTACTGCAACGTATGACGGCATGGCTTTGGCACAAGCGATCATTGAATATATCCATAGAGAAGTCAAAGCAAAAACGCTATTCTCTACCCACTATCATGAATTGACCGTCTTGGATGAAACATTGAAAGGGCTAAAAAATATTCATGTTGGTGCTGTGGAAAAAAATGGAGAAGTTGTCTTCCTTCATAAAATGATGGACGGACCTGCTGATAAGAGCTACGGGATTCACGTAGCTAAAATTGCTGGCTTGCCAAGCGATCTTTTGGATAGAGCAGCGACCATTCTTTCGGCGCTGGAATCAGAAGAGCAGCCAGTTAAGGCTGTTGAATACAAAGATGAAATCAAGGAAGATACAGAGCAACTATCCTTATTCAAAGAAGTGTCAACTGATGAATTAAGTGTCATCGATACGTTGAAAAAAATGAATCTATTGGAAATGACACCGATGGATGCATTAAATAGACTGCACGAACTACAAAAAAGAATCTAACGAACGTAAAACCAGGAAAGGATGGGACAGATGGGGAAAATTCAAGAATTATCAGAACAACTTGCCAATCAGATCGCTGCTGGAGAAGTAGTCGAACGTCCTGCATCCGTTGTGAAAGAACTTGTCGAAAACGCGATCGATGCCGGCAGCACACAAATCGATATTTTCATTGAAGAAGCGGGCTTGAAAACGATCCAAGTGATCGACAATGGTGATGGTATTGCAAAAGAAGATATTTTAAATGCCTTTAAACGTCATGCAACGAGTAAAATCCATACAAGAGATGATCTATTCCGCATCCGTAGCTTAGGTTTCCGTGGTGAAGCGCTGCCCAGTATCGCTTCTGTTTCAGAAATTATCGTAGAAACAGCCGTCTCAGAAGAAGGTGAAGGCAGCTTTATCCAGATGAAGGGCGGCAAAGTGGAAGAGCACCGTCCAGCGGCATTGAGGAAGGGAACGAAAATCACTGTTTCTAACCTATTTTTCAACACGCCAGCACGTTTGAAATATGTGAAAACGATCCAGACTGAGCTAGCGAATGTAGGAGATATCGTCAATCGTTTAGCGCTCAGTCATCCAAATATTGCGTTTCGTTTAGTTCATGACGGTAATAAAATGATGAACACGACAGGCAATGGGGATCTAAAACAAACGATCGCAGGAATTTATGGTATTAGTACCGCTAAAAAAATGCTGAAAATCGAAGCAGAAGATTTAGATTTTAAATTGACTGGGTATGTCTCTTTACCAGAAGTGACGAGAGCGAGCCGCAATTATTTATCTACGATCATCAATGGGCGCTATATCAAGAACTTTTCTTTGAATAAGGCTGTTGTTGATGGATATGGTTCAAAATTGATGGTTGGTCGTTTTCCCATTGCTGTTTTAGAGATCGAAATGGACCCGCTATTAGTGGATGTCAATGTTCATCCAACGAAACAGGAAGTTCGTTTGAGTAAAGAAAAGGAATTGATGGCACTTATCAGTGAAGCAATTCGTGAAGTTTTGAGTCACGAACAGCTAATTCCAAATGCAGCTGACAATCTGCGCTTTAAAAAGAAAATCGAGCAGCAGCCAAAAGTAGAACAAATGGAAATTCCGCTGACAGAACAGGAAGAGACAGCTAAACCTATTCGAAAACCAGGCAGTTTAGGCTATGATCCTACGAGTGGAAATTTCTTTGTCAAAGAAACCAAGGCCGATTTTTCCACACAGCCATTACCAGAAAAGTCGACAGCTGAACTTGATAAAGAAGCGCTGATGGCTTATGCCTTTAGTTCACCGAATCAAGAGCAGTCGCCTGTTGAGGAAGCTTCTGCGGAACAGCACGAAGCAGCGATAAAAACAGAACCAACGACAGTGATTGACGAACAAATTTACGAAGAAGAACTGAGTCACCATCCAGAGTTTGATTTTTCGACCACTCGTTCTGATCGCCAGTTAGAACAGGCGTTAAACAAACTTTCAGCAGAACGTCCAAAAGAACGTTTTCCAGAGTTAGAATATTTCGGTCAAATGCATGGCACCTATCTTTTTGCTCAAAGTAAAGATGGACTATATATCATCGATCAACATGCTGCGCAAGAACGGATAAAATATGAGTATTTTAGAGAAAAAATCGGTGAAGTTTCAGATGATCTTCAAGAGCTTTTAGTACCGATCGTGATCGATTATCCGAACAATGACGCACTGAAAATCAAAGAAGCAAAAGATACTCTGGCTGAAGTGGGTATTCATTTGGAAGACTTTGGTCAAAATAGTTTTATTGTGCGTGCCCATCCAACTTGGTATCCAGCTGGTGAAGAAGAAAGCATCATTCGTGAAATGATCGATATGTTTTTAACAACAGGCAAAGTCAGCGTGAAAAAATTCCGTGAAGCAACAGCGATCATGATGAGCTGTAAACGTTCGATCAAAGCAAATCATTATTTGGATGAACAGCAAGCTAGAGTGTTGTTAAAAGATTTGGAAACATGCGAAAATCCATTTAACTGTCCTCATGGCCGACCAGTTTTGATTCATTTTACAAACTCCGATATGGAAAAAATGTTTAAACGGATTCAAGATCCGCACTAAAAAATTGAAAAAGGTGACGTAAATGGCAGTAATCCTAGCTTCGCAATCGCCCCGCAGACGGGAGTTGCTTGGGCGAATCATCTCAGATTTTGAGATTGTACCAGCAAATATCAATGAAGAGGTAAAAAGCTATTTTACCCCAATGGATTATGTTTTGGAGATGGCTACGCAAAAAGCAAAGCATATTGCTAAGAAATACCCTAACGACTTAGTGATCGGCTGCGATACCATCGTTACGATCGATAACGAAATTTTAGGAAAACCGACATCACGAGAAGACGGCTTCCGTATGTTGAAGCAACTCAGCGGACGGACACACAAAGTGTATACAAGTGTCGTTTTGATGAAAGACGATCAAGAATCTTCGGCAACTGTTCCGGCAACCGTAGAATTCTATGATTTGAACGATGAAGAGATCAATCGCTATTTAGATACTGATGAATACAAAGACAAAGCAGGCGCTTATGGGATTCAAGAACAAGGCTCTTTGTTTATAAAAAGTATTCAAGGCGATTATTATTCGATCATGGGTCTCCCCGTAGCCACGCTGTATCGGATGCTGCCTGCGTTTGATTAAGAACAAATAGAAAACGGAAAGAAGGACTATCGATGAAATGCTCAGAAACCAGAGCGGTTCAAACCCATATTATTACGTATCCGTACTTAAATTTCCATAAAACCCTATTTGGCGGTCAGCTGATGGCCTGGCTGGATGAGACGGCGGGAATTGCTGCTGTACGTGTATCAAGATCAGCAATCGTGACCGCTTCTGTCGATCATTTAGATTTCTTGGCACCCTTAAAAGCGAATCATTCTGTTTGCATCGATGCCTATGTCTCTGGTGTTGGAACGCGCTCGATGGAGATTTTTGCCAAAGTGATCGGTGAAGACTTATTTACCGGTGAACGTTATTTAGCAGGAACATGCTTTATGACGTTTGTTGTACCTAAAGGCGCTGATTTACCAGAAAGGATCGAACCTCAAACGGAAGAAGAACGTTTTATCTGCCAAGGCTATGAAACAAGAAAAGCCGTTCGACAAGCCAAGCGACAAGAAAGTATCGATCTTGCAAAAAATATTGATCTGGATATTCCGTGGAACGATTAAATACAGAAGCACTTATTTTCTAAACAGGAAATAAGTGTTTTTTTCTGAATAATGCTATCATTAGACTAACAAAACTAGTAAGGATGTGATTTGTCGTGGAAAAGCTATCTAAAGAAGAGTTGAAAGAAAAATTAACAGATATTGAATACGCGGTTACGCAAGAGAACGCAACAGAGCGTCCATTCTCAGGTAAGTATGATGATTTTTATCAAGACGGAATCTATGTAGATCTCGTTAGCGGAGAACCCCTCTTTAGCTCAACTGATAAATACGATGCAGGTTGCGGCTGGCCTTCATTTACTCATCCCATAGAAAAGCGCGGAGTCAAGGAAAAAGCCGATTTTTCACTAGGGATGCATCGAGTCGAAGTGCGCAGTAAAGAAGCAGATTCGCATTTAGGACATGTGTTCACAGACGGACCGCAAGATCAAGGAGGCCTCCGTTATTGTATCAATGCAGCAGCCTTAAGATTTGTTCCAGTAGAAAAGTTAGATGAAGAAGGATATGGAGAGTATAAATCTTTATTCGAATGATCAATAAAAAGAGGCTGGGACAGAATGAGATGCGCCCTAAAAGTTGTACGTGAAACTACAATTTTTTGGGGTCACATCAGAAGTGTTCAACTCCGAGAACCAAGTAGGTACTGTGCAACACTGTTTATCTGCGACGAGTCTTTGACGAGAAAGCATCAACTCATTCTTCGTTGTGTTTTACAGTAATAAGAAGGAGTTACTTCTGCTTCTACCATTTATTCGTTTTAAAGAGGACTAGGTCGTAACTCGTAGAGTTATGTCCCAGTCCTCTTTTTTTATCTTTTCATATCGCTTGTTATTTTATATATGACTAAAACAGTTGCTATTCTGGCTTCTTTTTAGTATTATAAGAATATTCAAAATATTAAAATTTGAAAAGAAAATTATTATTTATTAAGGAGAATAAGATGAAAAAATCGAAAATGACTAAATTAATTAGTGTTATGATGCTGTCGACACTTGTTTTAGCAGCATGTGGAGGCGGTGGGAAAACCGATTCAACAGGTAGCAGTAATGGAAATAAAAAAGCTAGTGGGGAACAGCTTTTTAGAGTAGTTGTACAACAAGAAATGCCAAGTGCTGATTTATCAGTCGCAACGAATACAATTAGTTTTTCAGCGCTAAACAATGTCTATGAAGGGCTGTATCGTTTAGATGAAAATAGTAAACCTCAGCCGGCTGGTGCAATTGAAATGGCTGAAAAAAGTGATGATGGACTGACATATAAATTCAAACTTAGAGAAGATGCTAAATGGTCTAACGGAGATCCTGTAGTGGCAGCAGATTATGTCTATGGCTGGCAACGTACGGCAGATCCTAAAACTGCAGCAGAATATGCCTACATGTTTGAACTAGTTAAAAACGGAGCAGATGTCTCTGCAGGTAAAAAAGGGCTTGATGAGCTTGGAATCAAAGCTAACGGCGATCATGAATTAGAAGTAACGTTGGAGCAAACGACTCCTTATTTTGATTACTTACTCGCTTTCCCGTCATTTTTCCCGCAAAATAAAAAAGTAGTGGAAGAACAAGGGAAAGACTACGCAACAAAGAGTGAAGCTTCTGTTTATAATGGTCCATTCACTTTGACTGACTTTGACGGTCCAGGTACAGATACAGAATGGTCATATACGAAAAATGATCAATACTGGGATAAAGACACTGTTCAATTGGATAAAATCGAAGTAAAAGTGGTTAAAGAAGCACCGACCTCTCTAAACTTATTCCAAGATGGTCAGACAGATGATGTGATTCTAAGTGGTGAACTGGCTCAACAAATGGCGGATGATCCACAATTAGTCATCCAAAAAGAAGCTCGTACTTCTTACTTGGAATTTAATCAAAGAGATGCAGATTCTCCGTATCATAATGAGAACTTAAGAAAAGCAATCTCTTACTCGATCGACCGGGATGCTGTTGTTGACCGTATCTTAGGTGATGGATCTATTGCCTCAACAGGATTAGTCCCAGAAGGCATGTCATTTTCACCAAAAGAGAATAAAGACTTCGCAGAAGAAAACAAAGGAATCTTAAAAGCGGACAAAGAACAAGCCAAAAAATATTGGGAAGCCGCGAAAAAAGAGTTGGGGATCGATTCATTCAAGTTTGATATCGTTGGAGACGACACAGATTCTACGAAAAAAATCCTTGAATATATCCAAGGTGCTGTGAAAGAAAACTTAGACGGTGTGGATGTAACTGTAACAAATGTACCATTTACGGTGCGTTTAGATCGTGGTAAAAATGGCGACTTTGAAGTGATTATGGGCGGTTGGGGCGCTGATTATGCGGACCCAAGCAGCTTTACTGATTTATTTGTAACAGGCGGCGCTTATAACAGAGGCCGTTACTCAAGCAAAGAATATGATGCATTAGTTGAAGCTTCTGGTAAGACAAATGCAGGAGATCCTGAAAAACGTTGGGATGATATGGTTCAAGCTGAAAAAATAATCCTTGATGAGATGGGTGTTGCCCCTGTTTATCAAAAAGCGGAAGCTCACCTACGAAATTCAAAAGTCAAAGGTGTCGTTGCACATGGTGCTGGCGCAACCTACGATTATAAATGGACGTATATTTCTGAATAACGACGAAACAATGAGCTTGCTTAAAGATCTTGAATCTTTAAGCAAGTTTATTTTATTTAGAGGAGTGAGGGTGCCTTTTGGCGCTACAGCTTTTCCTTAAGTTGTGTTAGAATGGAAACGTATGTGCGTGCCAAACGCAAAAAATGTGGTGAACAGCTTATTACATTCCCCCACTCAGAAAGGTGAAATTATGTACGAATATATCCTTGGTAAAGTGACCTTTATCAGTCCTTATTATATTGTTATGGAGACAAACGGCATCGGCTATCAAATCTCAGTAGGCAATCCTTATCGCTATTCAGGAAAAACAGAGCAAGAAATCAAAATCTATGTCCATCAAGTTATTCGTGAAGACGCTCATACCTTATACGGTTTTAGTGATCTAGACGAGAAACAGCTCTTTTTGAAATTGATCAGCGTTTCAGGGATTGGACCAAAAAGTGCGCTGGCGATCATGGCATCTGAAGATCATGGCGGTTTGATCAATGCGATAGAAAGTGAAGACGCGAAATATCTGACAAAATTCCCAGGAGTAGGGAAAAAGACTGCACAACAAATGGTTTTAGATTTGAAAGGAAAACTTGGGGAATTAGAGACATCAGACGTCGCGGTTGAAGCGATGACCCAGACGTCCAAAGTATCCTCAAGTAACCAAGCACTGACAGAAGCTTTAGAAGCATTAAGTGCTTTAGGCTACAGCGAAAAAGAAATCAAGCGGATCACACCTAGATTAGAAGAATTAGGCGTACAGGCGACAGACGAATATTTACGTAATGCATTGAAATTAATGATGAAGCGTTAAGGAGGAAGAGCTATGACAGAAGATGAAAGACTGCTTTCTGCACAAAGCAGTGAAGGTGAAGAATCACTGGAAAAGTCACTACGTCCGCAATTTCTCGAACAATACATCGGTCAAGATAAGGTCAAACAAGAGCTGACGATCTATATCGAAGCCGCTCGAAGTCGTGAAGAAGCATTGGATCATACCCTTTTGTATGGACCTCCTGGTCTGGGTAAAACAACAATGGCGATGGTGATCGCCAATGAAATGCAAGTCAATATTCGAACGACTAGCGGGCCTGCGATTGAACGAGCAGGAGATCTCGTTGCTATTTTGAACGAACTGGAGCCGGGGGATGTGTTATTTATTGATGAAATCCATCGACTGCCACGACTTGTAGAAGAAATGTTGTATTCTGCCATGGAGGATTTTTATGTGGATATCATGGTTGGGCAAGGAACAACGGCGCATCCAGTTCATTTTCCCTTACCGCCATTTACATTGATCGGTGCGACGACGAGAGCAGGAATGCTGTCAGCGCCACTTAGAGATCGATTCGGGATCATTTCTCATATGGAATATT
This sequence is a window from Enterococcus wangshanyuanii. Protein-coding genes within it:
- the ruvB gene encoding Holliday junction branch migration DNA helicase RuvB, which codes for MTEDERLLSAQSSEGEESLEKSLRPQFLEQYIGQDKVKQELTIYIEAARSREEALDHTLLYGPPGLGKTTMAMVIANEMQVNIRTTSGPAIERAGDLVAILNELEPGDVLFIDEIHRLPRLVEEMLYSAMEDFYVDIMVGQGTTAHPVHFPLPPFTLIGATTRAGMLSAPLRDRFGIISHMEYYETKDLKEIVQRSADIFQTEIVEEGAFEIARRSRGTPRIANRLLKRVRDFAQVQSDGVIDRSIADQALTLLQVDHEGLDYVDQKLLKTMIELYGGGPVGLSTIAVNISEETETVEDMYEPYLIQKGFIKRTPRGRIATPLAYEHFGYDSYYSE